A segment of the Bordetella flabilis genome:
GATGATGGCGACGCGCTGGCCCACCTTGCGCCGGCCGGATAGCACCTCGTCGTAGTACGCGACCTTGCCGTGGTCGATGCCATCGATGGCCGGCCTGCGCGCTGCAACGCCCGTGGCCACGACGACGGCACCGAATCCGCCCTGCTGCAGCTCGGCGGCCGTGGCCCGCCTGCCGAGCTCGATGCGCACGCCCAGTTCGGCAAGCCTCACATGGAAATAGCGCAAAGTCTCGTTGAACTCGCTCTTACCGGGTATCCGCCGTGCCAGGTCGAGCAGGCCGCCGAGGGTATGGCGCGCCTCGAACAACACGATCTCGTGGCCGCGTTCGGCGGCGAACACCGCGAACGCCATGCCTGCCGCGCCGCCGCCCGCGACCGCGATGCGCATGGGCGATGGCGCCTTGCGCACAGGGAAATCCAGCTCGCGGCCGGCACGTGGATTGACCAGGCAGGACGCGGTCCGGTGCGTAAAGATGTGGTCCAGACAGGCCTGGTTGCACGCAATACAACTGTTGATCCGGTCGGGTCGGCCCTGGCGTGCCTTCCGGGCAAACTCCGGGTCGGCCAGCAGCGGTCGCGCCATCGACACGAAATCGGCCACGCCCTCGGCGAGCAGTCGTTCGCCCAGCTCCGGGGTATTGATGCGATTGGAGGCGATGACAGGGATCGATACCGCCCGCTTGATGGGATGCACGGCGAACTTCCACCCTGCGCGCGGCACGCAGGCTGCGATGGTCGGAATGGCAGATTCGTGCCAGCCTATGCCGGTATTGAGCATATGGACGCCGGCCTGCTCCAGGCGTTGGGCGAACCGTGCAGTCTCTTCGCCCGTCATCCCGTCCTCGACCAGATCGATGGCGGAAATCCGGTAGACCAGCAGGAAACCCGGCCCCGCGGCAGCGCGTACCGCCTGTATGGTTTCGAGCGGAAACCGTATGCGCCTATCGAAGCTCCCTCCGTAGGCGTCGGTGCGCGTATTGGTCCTCGGGCTGGTGAACTGGTTCAACAGATAGCCTTCGGAACCCATGATCTCCACGCCGTCGTAGCCGGCCTCGCGTGCCAGCCTGGCGCTATTGGCGATGGCCTGCACGGTCTGCGCGATGTCTGCCAGGGTCATGGCGCGCGGCGCGCATGCATTGATAGGCGCCCGTTCTTCCGTGGGCCCCACGCACAACGGATGCCTCGCGTATCGGCCGGCATGCAGGATCTGCAGCACGATACGGCCACCCTCCTCGTGCACGGCCGCGGTGATGGCGCGATGCGCCTCCAGTGGTCTGCGGTCCTCCAGCACGGGTGCGTCCTCTTCCATCCTGCCGGCCAGGTTGGGCGCGACGCCGCCGGTCAGAATCAACCCCACTTCGCCACGGGCGCGTTCGCGGAAGAATTCGACCTGCCGCGCCACCGGGCGATCCAGCGTCTCGATGCGGGTATGCATGGCCCCCATGACCATGCGGTTGCGCAGCGTGATGAAGCCGAAATCGTAAGGCGAGAGCAGGTTCTGGTATGCGTGCATGGAAGGTCTCGAGGTGAATAGCCCTGCTAGTCCGCGAACACGGGATCATTTTCTCCTGGAAGGCCGCGATTCCTTTGGCCACGTCCCGTGGCTGCGGGCATGACGCGGCCCATCATTTCCCCGCCGGCGGTGAAAGTCTTAGCTGACTCCACCGGTTTTTCACAGCGAGAGCTGCGCAGATGATGGCGTCCATGACGAGCCCAGCCCGTCGACCTGCATCCGGATGCCACTTCATCTTCAAGGAAATCGCCATGGACTACTTCACCGCCGCCCAGAACCGCTACACCACCAAAGCCTACGACACGTCGCGCAAGATCCCGCAGGCGCAGATCGATGGACTGCTGGAAGCCTTGCGCCAGAGCCCCTCGTCGGTGAACTCCCAGCCATGGCATTTCATCATCGCATCGGACGATGCGGGCAAGGCCAGGATCGCCAAAGCGGCGCAAGGCCCCTATGGCTACAACGCGCCCAAGATAATGGATGCCTCGCACGTTATCGTGTTCGCGGCCGCCACCGACATTACCGCCGCCCATCTCGAAGCGGTCCTGCAACGGGAGGACCGGGATGGCCGTTTCCGCGTCGCGGGCGCCAGGGAAGGCCAGGACAAGGCGCGGAAATCATTCATCGACCTGCACCGCTACGAGCAGAAGGATCTGCAGCACTGGATGGAGAAGCAGGTGTACCTGGCGCTGGGCACCGTCATGGCCGGCGCCCCGACGCTGGGCATTGATACCACGCCCATGGAAGGCTTCGACTTCCGCCTGCTGGATGCGGAACTCGGGCTGAGGGAGCAGGGTTACACCAGCGTTGTGCTGCTTTCACTGGGCTACCACGGCGAAAAGGATTTCAACGCCCGCCTTCCCAAGTCTCGCCTGCCACGCGCGGACATCATGACCTTCCTCTGACCGCCAAGACGCCGGCTGCACACGCAGCCAGGCTGCGCCGGCCGCCGCGTGCCGGCGTCCGTGCGGACGGCCGCGGCGGCGAGCCCCGGACCTAAGCGCTTCAGGTTGGGGAGCCAGCCTTGGTTTCCGCGGACTCCAGCACGTTGATGCGCGCCTCGAGTTGGGTCAGCTGGCTGGCCAGCTGGTCGGCCCGCGCGATGGTGCGCGCCAGCAGTTCGGCCTGCACATCGAACTCCTCGCGGGTCACCAGGTCCAGGCGCGAAAAGCCCTGCGTCAACATGGCCCGCACATTGCGTTCAATGTCCGCGGCCGGGCTGCGGGCGATGAGGTCGGAAATATTCTTCTGCAGGTCTTCCATCCATTGCGTCGCGTTCATGGCTTTCTCACAGGAGGTCTGAACAGGCTCCAGTGTAGCCTCCCGCCCGCCTCGGCCATTCGGATGAGAAAACCCGTCGGGGCCGACGCTGCCTCCGCCGCAAGGCGCGGCCCTTCACCTGCACGCACCCGGTTATGCACCAATCCTGGGCGCGCCACTTTACGGTGCGCACTTTCCTGGTGCGCACCTCCCCGCCGCCTGGCCCTGCCCCGCCCGTAGAGCCCGCCTTTCCTGGCCGAAAAACATGGCATCGATCTTGCTTTAGACGCAGGGCCAACGTGCAACCATGAGAGGAACAAGCCATGAAACTCATCATCGCCATCATCAAGCCATTCAAGCTCGACGAGGTGCGGGTGGCTCTGTCCGGAATCGGCGTCCAAGGACTCACCGTTACGGAGGTCAAGGGATTCGGACGGCAGAAAGGCCATACCGAACTCTATCGCGGCGCTGAATATGCCGTGGACTTCCTGCCCAAGCTGCGCGTGGAAGCCGCGGTGCCGGACAACCTGGTCGAACAAGCCATCGAGACCATCGAACAGGCCGCCCGTACGGGAAAGATCGGCGACGGCAAGATCTTCGTCGCCCCGCTCGAACAAGTCATTCGCATCCGCACGGGCGAAGCTGGTGAAGCGGCACTGTAAATACAAATAAAGACGCTATTGGAGCCATTAGAAATGGATAAAGCAGATATCTCGTGGATGCTGGTCTCGACACTGCTCGTGTTGATGATGGCAGTACCCGGCCTGGCGCTGTTCTACGGCGGGCTGGTACGGAGCAAGAACGTATTGTCCGTCCTGATGCAGGTCATGGGGACCTTCGTCGTGGGCCTGGTGCTGTGGTTCATCTACGGTTATTCGCTTGCCTTCACCGAAGGCAATTCCTTCTTCGGTGGTTTCTCTCGCGTGTTCTTTTCCGGCATGTTCTCTCCGGCCGACGGCAAGTACGGCATGTCCGGATCGCTGACCGAAATCCTGTTCGCGTCGTTCCAGGCGACGTTCGCCGGCATCACCTGCGCCCTGATCGTGGGCAGCTTCGCCGAACGGGCACGCTTTTCGGCAGTGCTCGTTTTCACCGTCATCTGGTTCACCTTCGCCTATGTGCCCATCGCGCATATGGTGTGGTTCGCCTCCCCGACCGCGCCTGGGCTGATGAACGCCAAGGGCGCCCTGGACTTCGCCGGCGGCACGGTGGTGCACATCAACGCGGGGATCGCCGGCCTGGTCGGCGCCTACGTGATCGGCAAGCGCGTGGGCTATGGCCGTGAAGCCATGCAGCCGCACAACCTGCCCATGACCATGATCGGCGCCTCGCTGCTCTGGGTGGGCTGGTTCGGCTTCAACGCGGGTTCCTCGCTGATGGCCAACGAGCAAGCCACGCTGGCCTTCTTCAATACCATGATCGCCACCGCCGCCGCGGTGCTGGCCTGGGTGTTCACCGAATGGGCCATCAAGGGCAAGCCGTCCATGCTGGGCGCCGCCTCCGGTGCGGTGGCCGGCCTGGTCGGCATCACACCGGCCGCCGGCCTGGTCGGCATGGTGGGCGCCTTC
Coding sequences within it:
- a CDS encoding FAD-dependent oxidoreductase, producing MHAYQNLLSPYDFGFITLRNRMVMGAMHTRIETLDRPVARQVEFFRERARGEVGLILTGGVAPNLAGRMEEDAPVLEDRRPLEAHRAITAAVHEEGGRIVLQILHAGRYARHPLCVGPTEERAPINACAPRAMTLADIAQTVQAIANSARLAREAGYDGVEIMGSEGYLLNQFTSPRTNTRTDAYGGSFDRRIRFPLETIQAVRAAAGPGFLLVYRISAIDLVEDGMTGEETARFAQRLEQAGVHMLNTGIGWHESAIPTIAACVPRAGWKFAVHPIKRAVSIPVIASNRINTPELGERLLAEGVADFVSMARPLLADPEFARKARQGRPDRINSCIACNQACLDHIFTHRTASCLVNPRAGRELDFPVRKAPSPMRIAVAGGGAAGMAFAVFAAERGHEIVLFEARHTLGGLLDLARRIPGKSEFNETLRYFHVRLAELGVRIELGRRATAAELQQGGFGAVVVATGVAARRPAIDGIDHGKVAYYDEVLSGRRKVGQRVAIIGAGGIAFDTAEYLLAEDDESLDPRQFRKHWGIDASLHSPGGVIAAQPRTAARVIHMLQRGHDKPGARLGKSTGWILKTRLRAANVKMISGAAYRRIDDIGLEYSCQGTTQVLPVDDIIVCAGQVPCDELSPALAASGIPVATIGGARIAAELDAVRAIDEALQLADAFSNGTALPFQPGHTARNP
- the nfsB gene encoding oxygen-insensitive NAD(P)H nitroreductase; translated protein: MDYFTAAQNRYTTKAYDTSRKIPQAQIDGLLEALRQSPSSVNSQPWHFIIASDDAGKARIAKAAQGPYGYNAPKIMDASHVIVFAAATDITAAHLEAVLQREDRDGRFRVAGAREGQDKARKSFIDLHRYEQKDLQHWMEKQVYLALGTVMAGAPTLGIDTTPMEGFDFRLLDAELGLREQGYTSVVLLSLGYHGEKDFNARLPKSRLPRADIMTFL
- a CDS encoding accessory factor UbiK family protein — protein: MNATQWMEDLQKNISDLIARSPAADIERNVRAMLTQGFSRLDLVTREEFDVQAELLARTIARADQLASQLTQLEARINVLESAETKAGSPT
- a CDS encoding P-II family nitrogen regulator encodes the protein MKLIIAIIKPFKLDEVRVALSGIGVQGLTVTEVKGFGRQKGHTELYRGAEYAVDFLPKLRVEAAVPDNLVEQAIETIEQAARTGKIGDGKIFVAPLEQVIRIRTGEAGEAAL
- the amt gene encoding ammonium transporter, with translation MDKADISWMLVSTLLVLMMAVPGLALFYGGLVRSKNVLSVLMQVMGTFVVGLVLWFIYGYSLAFTEGNSFFGGFSRVFFSGMFSPADGKYGMSGSLTEILFASFQATFAGITCALIVGSFAERARFSAVLVFTVIWFTFAYVPIAHMVWFASPTAPGLMNAKGALDFAGGTVVHINAGIAGLVGAYVIGKRVGYGREAMQPHNLPMTMIGASLLWVGWFGFNAGSSLMANEQATLAFFNTMIATAAAVLAWVFTEWAIKGKPSMLGAASGAVAGLVGITPAAGLVGMVGAFVIGIAAGVICVWGVNGLKRILKADDALDVFGVHGVGGIIGALLTGVFNAQALGGPGLKTAAEIGGQVWVQLEGVLLTIVWSGVVAWIAYKIADMVCGLRVPEDVEREGLDITCHGESAYHS